In a genomic window of Sporosarcina trichiuri:
- the hpf gene encoding ribosome hibernation-promoting factor, HPF/YfiA family yields the protein MLDFNIRGENVEVTPAIREYVEKKVNKLERYFTEGANATAHVNLKVYNDKQTKVEITIPMKNLTLRAEERHNDLYAAVDLIVDKLERQIRKYKTRVNRKFREREGVAAFMQQSVENESKEQDAEDENEFNVVRTKQLDLKPMDQEEAILQMNMLGHDFFIFTDGESDATNIVYKRRDGKYGLIEAT from the coding sequence ATGTTAGACTTCAACATTCGTGGCGAAAACGTCGAGGTGACTCCGGCAATCCGGGAGTATGTCGAGAAGAAAGTGAATAAGCTGGAACGCTATTTCACTGAAGGGGCGAACGCCACTGCCCATGTGAACCTGAAAGTTTACAATGACAAGCAGACGAAAGTGGAAATCACGATTCCCATGAAAAATTTGACACTCCGTGCAGAAGAACGGCATAACGATCTGTATGCAGCGGTCGATCTGATCGTCGACAAGCTCGAGCGGCAGATCCGTAAATATAAAACACGCGTCAACCGCAAGTTCCGCGAGCGGGAAGGCGTTGCGGCATTCATGCAGCAGTCCGTCGAGAACGAATCGAAGGAGCAGGATGCCGAAGATGAGAACGAATTCAATGTCGTGCGTACGAAGCAGCTCGACCTGAAGCCGATGGACCAGGAAGAGGCCATCCTCCAGATGAACATGCTCGGACACGATTTCTTCATCTTCACGGATGGGGAATCCGACGCGACGAACATCGTCTACAAGCGCCGTGACGGCAAATACGGCCTGATCGAAGCAACTTGA